One Paenibacillus crassostreae DNA segment encodes these proteins:
- a CDS encoding glutamate decarboxylase produces MWTVIYIAPTASIAEMIQAKLTEEGFLVRARPINLSKQQFEIQVPSGELEEVQEVLNTILHS; encoded by the coding sequence GTGTGGACGGTTATTTATATTGCACCCACTGCATCCATTGCAGAAATGATTCAAGCCAAATTAACAGAAGAAGGTTTTTTGGTGCGTGCCCGTCCGATAAATTTGTCCAAGCAACAATTTGAAATTCAAGTACCTTCTGGGGAGCTTGAAGAGGTCCAGGAAGTTTTGAACACTATTTTGCATTCTTAA